In the Candidatus Electrothrix sp. GW3-4 genome, one interval contains:
- a CDS encoding radical SAM protein, whose product MGNRKPALVFANSNGEIIEYEGLTMAGASGESFHCPDHTELIELPEGSELFVLPNRLPVGIEPDSGEPALLDGDPYTGETDISAVAAFMAPAHTAVYTAAYQSKERAPLLPLFAYTAVGWMDGKFWVAAFRSDQDSRQDAAEFDQALINKRTAKKLKQHQDNRLIQHLGKCCLTYGCPAARNYFLGRWEAPLPSSPNCNASCVGCISLQPSGCCPSTQDRIRFAPTASEISEVAVPHLDNAPRPVVSFGQGCEGEPLLQAKILEQSIHLIRQQTQKGTINLNTNASLPDAVEKLAAAGLDSIRVSMNSARPDFHQRYYRPSGFSFTDVRRSIEVMKAADRHVSLNYFILPGFTDDPEEYAAFCELIATTGPDLIQLRNLNMDPEQYRKAVQHQPKSPPLGMLHWLESLKKQFPDLQLGYFNPCLA is encoded by the coding sequence GTGGGGAACAGAAAACCGGCTTTGGTTTTTGCCAACAGCAACGGCGAAATCATAGAGTATGAAGGGTTGACCATGGCCGGTGCCAGTGGAGAGTCTTTCCACTGCCCGGATCATACAGAGCTGATTGAGTTGCCCGAAGGCAGTGAGCTCTTTGTCCTGCCGAACCGACTCCCTGTCGGCATTGAGCCAGACAGCGGCGAACCAGCCCTGCTGGATGGTGATCCCTATACCGGGGAAACCGACATATCCGCAGTTGCCGCCTTTATGGCCCCAGCCCATACTGCGGTGTACACTGCCGCCTATCAGAGTAAGGAGAGAGCACCACTCCTGCCCCTGTTTGCCTACACAGCGGTTGGCTGGATGGATGGAAAATTCTGGGTCGCAGCCTTTCGCAGTGATCAGGATAGCCGCCAGGATGCGGCGGAATTTGACCAGGCACTCATTAACAAACGGACAGCCAAAAAACTCAAGCAACATCAGGATAACCGTCTGATCCAACATCTGGGTAAGTGCTGCCTTACCTACGGCTGTCCAGCAGCGCGCAATTATTTTCTTGGCCGCTGGGAAGCCCCTCTGCCCAGCTCACCCAACTGTAACGCCTCCTGCGTGGGCTGCATCTCGCTCCAGCCCTCAGGCTGCTGCCCATCCACCCAGGATCGCATCCGCTTTGCCCCAACTGCCAGCGAGATCTCCGAGGTCGCGGTTCCGCATCTGGACAACGCCCCCCGTCCGGTGGTCAGCTTTGGTCAGGGCTGCGAAGGTGAACCCCTGCTTCAGGCGAAAATCCTGGAGCAATCAATTCATCTCATCCGCCAACAAACCCAGAAGGGCACGATCAATCTCAATACCAATGCCAGCCTGCCCGATGCCGTGGAAAAACTAGCAGCAGCAGGCCTGGATTCCATCCGGGTCTCCATGAATTCGGCCCGCCCTGATTTCCATCAACGTTATTACCGGCCCTCAGGTTTTTCCTTTACGGACGTCCGCCGTTCCATTGAGGTGATGAAGGCCGCAGACAGGCATGTTTCTCTGAATTATTTCATCCTCCCCGGCTTTACTGATGATCCTGAAGAATATGCCGCCTTCTGCGAACTTATCGCCACCACAGGGCCTGATCTTATCCAGCTCCGTAACCTGAATATGGACCCGGAACAGTACAGGAAGGCAGTCCAGCACCAGCCTAAGAGCCCGCCGCTGGGCATGCTCCACTGGCTGGAGAGTTTAAAAAAGCAATTCCCTGATCTCCAACTTGGTTACTTCAATCCCTGTCTGGCTTGA
- a CDS encoding Rpn family recombination-promoting nuclease/putative transposase, with translation MPQRKLISFDWAMKKLLRSKANFEILEGFLSELLMEDITILKLLESDSNKHDACDKFNQVGLKVKNDKEKILIIEIQYEREFDYLQRILFGTSKIVSEHLHESAPYAKVAKVISITLLSFDLGHGDDYVYHGTTSFRGLHSQDLLELSSEQRELYGRSTIHALIPEHYLIKIKKFDNVIKGTLDEWIYFFKNREIRDNFQAKGIKRAKQELDVARLSDEEYRTYDRYQDHLHYQESMVEFSYTFGVMKGIKQGMRKGEEQKAVEITRKLIEQGGLDDKNISEMTGLPEEEVGKWRRQ, from the coding sequence ATGCCCCAACGAAAATTGATCAGCTTTGACTGGGCCATGAAAAAGCTCCTGCGGAGCAAGGCCAACTTTGAAATACTGGAAGGTTTTCTCAGCGAGCTCCTCATGGAGGACATCACTATCCTGAAGCTCCTTGAAAGCGACAGCAATAAGCACGATGCGTGTGATAAATTCAACCAGGTAGGCCTGAAGGTCAAAAATGATAAGGAAAAAATACTTATCATCGAAATCCAGTACGAGCGGGAGTTTGATTATTTACAGCGCATCCTCTTTGGTACGTCCAAGATTGTCTCAGAGCATCTTCACGAAAGCGCACCCTACGCCAAGGTGGCCAAGGTTATCTCGATAACTCTTCTTTCCTTCGACCTGGGCCATGGTGATGATTATGTCTATCATGGCACCACCTCTTTCCGGGGCCTGCACAGTCAGGACCTGCTGGAGCTCTCCAGTGAGCAGCGGGAGCTGTACGGAAGAAGTACAATACATGCACTTATTCCTGAACATTATTTGATCAAAATCAAAAAGTTCGACAATGTTATCAAGGGCACTCTGGACGAGTGGATCTACTTTTTTAAGAACAGAGAGATCAGAGATAATTTCCAGGCCAAAGGGATAAAGAGGGCCAAGCAGGAGCTTGATGTTGCAAGACTTTCAGACGAGGAGTACCGGACCTACGACAGATATCAGGATCATCTGCATTATCAGGAGAGTATGGTGGAATTCTCGTATACCTTTGGCGTAATGAAGGGTATCAAGCAGGGGATGAGAAAGGGCGAGGAGCAGAAAGCGGTTGAGATCACGCGGAAGCTCATAGAACAGGGGGGACTTGATGATAAAAACATCTCAGAGATGACAGGGTTGCCTGAAGAAGAGGTTGGAAAGTGGCGGAGACAGTAG
- the tyrS gene encoding tyrosine--tRNA ligase — translation MIMKSVEEQRALIERGCAELISREDLEKKLKNAIEKDEPLVVKAGFDPTAPDLHLGHTVLLQKLRHFQQLGHTVNFLIGDFTGLIGDPTGKSETRPPLTRDDIARNAETYKQQVFKILDPAKTTVVFNSAWLGELSSYEMVHLASELTVARMLERDDFKKRFDAHRPISIHEFFYPLIQGYDSVALKADVELGGTDQLFNLLMGREMQRSRGIAPQVVLTMPLLEGLDGVNKMSKSLGNYIGISESADDIFGKVLSMSDELMFRYYELLSDLALEEIQQLKQDMEQGKVHPKAVKVQLGKELVARFHDQEAADAAEKNFEQIFKRHELPDEIPEKHLTVKGDAIWLPKLLLEAGLVQSTSDGRRMVKQNAVSVNGDKVADVNAEIPTDAEVLLKVGKRRFCTVSFSLSS, via the coding sequence ATGATTATGAAATCCGTTGAGGAACAAAGAGCACTCATAGAACGTGGCTGTGCTGAGCTTATTTCCAGGGAGGACCTGGAAAAGAAGCTCAAAAACGCCATTGAGAAGGATGAACCCCTGGTTGTTAAGGCAGGCTTTGATCCCACGGCGCCTGACCTCCATCTGGGGCATACGGTGTTATTACAGAAGTTGCGCCATTTTCAGCAGCTCGGTCATACCGTTAACTTTCTCATCGGTGATTTCACCGGCCTGATCGGCGATCCGACCGGAAAATCAGAAACCCGACCGCCGTTGACCCGCGACGATATTGCCCGTAACGCCGAGACCTATAAACAGCAGGTCTTTAAAATCCTGGATCCGGCAAAGACCACCGTGGTCTTTAACTCGGCATGGCTTGGTGAGCTTTCTTCGTATGAGATGGTTCATCTGGCCTCTGAGCTGACCGTCGCCCGTATGCTCGAACGGGATGATTTTAAGAAACGTTTTGATGCCCATCGCCCCATCTCCATTCATGAGTTCTTCTACCCCCTGATTCAGGGCTATGACTCTGTTGCCCTCAAGGCGGATGTGGAGCTGGGTGGGACCGATCAGCTTTTCAATCTGCTCATGGGCAGGGAAATGCAGCGTTCCCGTGGAATTGCGCCCCAGGTTGTCCTGACCATGCCGCTGCTGGAGGGCCTGGATGGGGTCAACAAGATGAGCAAATCGCTGGGGAACTACATTGGTATTTCCGAATCAGCAGATGATATTTTTGGCAAGGTCCTTTCCATGAGCGATGAGCTCATGTTCCGCTATTATGAACTGCTCAGTGATCTGGCCCTGGAAGAGATCCAACAGCTGAAGCAGGATATGGAACAGGGCAAGGTCCATCCCAAGGCCGTCAAAGTACAGCTTGGCAAGGAATTGGTGGCACGCTTCCATGATCAAGAGGCGGCAGATGCGGCGGAAAAGAACTTTGAGCAGATCTTTAAGCGCCATGAGCTCCCTGACGAGATCCCGGAAAAACATCTCACCGTGAAAGGCGACGCAATATGGCTGCCCAAACTCCTGCTGGAAGCTGGTCTGGTGCAATCGACCTCAGATGGCCGGCGAATGGTCAAGCAGAACGCTGTCTCTGTGAACGGTGATAAGGTCGCTGATGTGAACGCTGAGATCCCCACCGATGCAGAGGTGCTGCTCAAGGTCGGAAAGCGTCGTTTTTGTACGGTCTCCTTTTCGCTCTCCTCCTGA
- a CDS encoding DUF922 domain-containing protein, translating into MTKDYYRVSGSTAREIRNDLDRKTPVNEKGKKYDAYTTWLVHWKYHWNASEDQCRITQVSTTVDVQYILPKLKRSAPLPKALVNKWERYLRALLQHENGHKDIGVRAANEIEEKIRNMKPRRTCQQLELDANRLGHKVLDKYLIIEDEFDRTTNHGGNDGAIFP; encoded by the coding sequence ATAACAAAAGATTACTACAGAGTCAGTGGCAGCACGGCAAGGGAGATACGAAACGATCTCGACCGAAAGACGCCAGTGAACGAGAAGGGAAAAAAATATGATGCCTATACGACTTGGCTTGTTCATTGGAAGTATCACTGGAATGCATCAGAGGATCAATGCAGGATAACCCAGGTAAGCACAACGGTAGATGTCCAGTATATTTTGCCAAAATTAAAGAGATCAGCGCCATTGCCAAAGGCATTGGTGAACAAGTGGGAAAGGTATTTAAGGGCCTTATTGCAGCATGAAAATGGACATAAAGATATTGGGGTACGAGCTGCCAATGAAATTGAAGAGAAAATACGCAACATGAAGCCACGACGAACGTGTCAACAGCTGGAGCTTGATGCAAACCGTTTAGGCCATAAGGTTCTTGATAAATACCTGATCATTGAAGACGAGTTTGATCGCACGACCAATCATGGCGGGAACGATGGCGCGATCTTTCCCTAG
- the rny gene encoding ribonuclease Y, with protein sequence MMMSGVAVLLFVLALIAGGAVGFVLRKKFVEGNQADIEGQGRLIVENAIQEAEQIKKERLLQVKEDIYQAKKEAEEEIKESRKGLKDEQRRLDLKLDKVHDELNDLKRKESGLQGREKKINGREQGVVEREKELTSLIDQQRYELENISGITREQAKERLMDSIESEARMDAAKRLSRIENEMKLEADRKGKNILALAIARYAGDYVADKTVSMVPLPSDEMKGRIIGREGRNIRAIEAATGIDIIIDDTPEAVILSGFNPIRREVARQSLIQLISDGRIHPARIEEVVAKVTDELDVEIKEVGEQATFDVNAHGMHVELVNLIGRLKYRTSYGQNILQHSLEVAFLCGVMAAELGLDVKKAKRAGLLHDIGKAVDHEVEGSHAIIGRDLVKKYGEAEDIVYAVGAHHEDLPPKSVLDVLVQSADALSGARPGARKEMLQSYVKRLEDLEKIANAFEGVEKSYAVQAGRDLRIIVDSQKVHDDEAMLMSRDIAKSIEEQLTYPGQIRVTVIRETRAVEYAK encoded by the coding sequence ATGATGATGAGTGGTGTGGCAGTACTTCTCTTTGTTCTGGCATTAATAGCCGGGGGCGCTGTTGGTTTTGTGCTGAGAAAGAAGTTTGTTGAGGGAAATCAGGCGGACATTGAAGGGCAGGGACGTCTGATTGTTGAAAATGCTATCCAGGAAGCTGAGCAGATCAAGAAAGAACGTCTGCTGCAGGTGAAAGAGGACATCTATCAGGCAAAAAAAGAGGCCGAAGAGGAAATAAAGGAATCCCGGAAAGGACTGAAGGACGAGCAGCGCAGACTTGATCTGAAGCTTGACAAGGTCCATGATGAGCTTAATGATCTGAAGAGAAAAGAGTCTGGGCTCCAGGGCAGAGAAAAAAAGATCAACGGACGCGAACAAGGAGTTGTTGAGCGGGAAAAGGAGTTGACCTCCCTTATTGACCAACAACGCTACGAGCTGGAGAATATCTCTGGAATAACCCGTGAGCAGGCCAAAGAGCGGCTCATGGATTCCATAGAAAGCGAAGCGCGGATGGATGCGGCCAAGCGCCTGAGCCGGATTGAAAACGAGATGAAGCTTGAGGCCGACCGTAAAGGCAAGAACATCCTTGCGCTGGCCATTGCCCGTTATGCTGGTGATTATGTTGCCGATAAAACGGTCTCCATGGTACCGCTTCCCAGTGATGAAATGAAGGGACGGATTATCGGCCGGGAAGGGCGAAATATTCGGGCTATTGAGGCGGCAACAGGGATTGACATTATTATTGACGATACCCCGGAGGCTGTGATTCTCTCCGGCTTCAATCCCATCCGCCGTGAGGTGGCCCGGCAGTCGCTGATTCAGCTGATCTCCGACGGTAGAATTCATCCTGCCCGGATCGAAGAGGTGGTTGCCAAGGTGACTGATGAGCTGGATGTGGAGATCAAAGAGGTGGGTGAACAGGCTACTTTTGATGTCAATGCTCACGGTATGCATGTAGAATTGGTGAACCTGATCGGACGTCTGAAATACCGAACCAGCTATGGTCAGAATATTCTCCAGCATTCCTTGGAAGTGGCGTTTCTTTGCGGCGTTATGGCGGCAGAACTGGGCCTGGATGTGAAAAAGGCCAAACGGGCCGGTCTCCTCCATGATATCGGTAAGGCCGTGGACCACGAGGTAGAGGGCTCGCATGCGATCATCGGTCGTGATCTGGTGAAAAAATATGGTGAGGCCGAGGATATTGTCTATGCCGTCGGCGCTCATCACGAAGATCTTCCCCCGAAAAGCGTGCTTGATGTCCTGGTGCAATCAGCAGATGCCCTGTCCGGGGCCCGTCCTGGGGCCCGAAAAGAGATGCTCCAGAGCTATGTGAAGCGGTTAGAAGACCTTGAGAAGATTGCTAACGCCTTTGAAGGGGTTGAGAAATCTTATGCCGTGCAGGCGGGTCGGGATTTGCGGATTATCGTGGATAGCCAAAAGGTCCATGATGATGAGGCCATGCTGATGAGCCGTGATATTGCCAAATCCATTGAAGAGCAGCTGACCTATCCTGGGCAGATTCGAGTAACGGTTATTCGGGAAACCCGGGCTGTTGAGTACGCGAAATAA
- a CDS encoding transcriptional repressor, producing the protein MNAPESMIRLTTQRQILLEELSKVNSHPTACELYEMVRKRLPRIGLGTVYRNLELMADSGMILKLELGGAQKRFDATTDPHYHVRCSVCGKMEDLTVAVQEQITENASEKTTYKILGHHVEFTGECPSCQKAQAKLREADVASSNAT; encoded by the coding sequence ATGAATGCTCCTGAATCCATGATTCGCCTGACCACGCAGCGGCAAATTCTGCTTGAAGAACTCTCCAAGGTCAACAGCCACCCAACGGCCTGTGAACTGTATGAGATGGTCAGAAAACGGCTCCCCAGAATAGGGCTGGGCACGGTGTACAGAAATCTCGAACTCATGGCTGATTCCGGCATGATACTGAAGCTTGAGCTCGGGGGGGCGCAAAAACGTTTTGACGCCACAACCGATCCCCATTACCATGTTCGCTGTTCGGTCTGCGGAAAAATGGAGGACCTCACTGTTGCCGTCCAGGAACAGATAACGGAAAATGCCAGCGAAAAAACCACCTATAAAATTTTAGGGCATCACGTCGAATTCACAGGTGAATGCCCGTCCTGTCAAAAGGCGCAAGCAAAGCTAAGGGAGGCCGATGTAGCTTCTTCTAACGCAACATGA
- a CDS encoding cell division protein ZapB has protein sequence MDNEEFVRLEQLVDTLIDNYSSLQKKYCVLEEKLHESEEERELLKMELAELQEQRSEVGRRVSGLLGRIEQWESEQGFGEQAENEQRGEENNELSDSAPPLNY, from the coding sequence ATGGATAACGAAGAGTTTGTTCGTTTAGAACAGCTTGTCGACACCCTGATTGATAATTACAGTAGCTTGCAAAAGAAATATTGCGTTCTTGAAGAGAAACTCCATGAGAGTGAGGAAGAACGCGAACTCTTAAAGATGGAACTTGCCGAACTGCAGGAACAGCGTTCTGAGGTGGGGCGTCGAGTATCGGGTCTGCTTGGGCGCATAGAACAATGGGAGTCTGAACAGGGATTCGGCGAGCAGGCAGAGAATGAGCAGAGGGGTGAAGAAAATAACGAGCTGTCAGATTCTGCTCCCCCTTTGAACTACTGA
- a CDS encoding 8-oxo-dGTP diphosphatase: MYTPIVGTLGYILSPDAEKVLLVHRNARENDQHLGKYNGLGGKMQADEDVYSCMVREIREEAGIVCQEMQLRGTISWPGFGPDGEHWLGFIFLITSFAGVPRRYNEEGELAWHRLDKLGELPMWEGDRYFLPLVFDKDPLPFHGHMPYKKGRPVSWQYFR; this comes from the coding sequence ATGTATACTCCTATTGTGGGAACACTGGGCTATATCCTCTCCCCGGACGCAGAAAAGGTATTACTTGTTCACCGCAATGCCCGAGAGAATGACCAGCATCTGGGCAAGTATAACGGGTTGGGCGGCAAGATGCAGGCTGATGAGGATGTGTACAGTTGCATGGTACGGGAGATCAGAGAAGAGGCCGGTATTGTCTGTCAAGAGATGCAGCTGCGCGGTACCATCAGCTGGCCGGGCTTCGGTCCTGACGGTGAGCATTGGCTGGGCTTTATTTTCTTGATTACCTCCTTTGCTGGGGTGCCGCGAAGATATAATGAGGAAGGAGAACTTGCCTGGCATCGCTTGGATAAACTGGGAGAGCTTCCTATGTGGGAAGGAGATCGCTATTTTCTCCCTCTGGTCTTTGACAAAGATCCTCTCCCGTTTCATGGACATATGCCCTACAAGAAAGGACGTCCTGTGAGCTGGCAATATTTTCGCTAG
- the glgP gene encoding alpha-glucan family phosphorylase: MTNKKPIRINAIEELTCSNRFGTFFGVPQSVFDQVWQELSSPPKNSVAYVSMEIGADPDIFHPVQDFLTEEEYSKSPDPTIQQLLDKYLHGPRKIPNYSGGLGVLAGDTLKSFADTHVPVMAISLLYREGYFSQLVDSRIGQIDQATNWSPEKTPTLFQLQDPLQVGQPLEITVPFFNEYDHPTEAKAHVWMKMEISEELDYFVPEFLLDYSIPSSPPWVREAGLRLYNAKSAIMKANQRRMLGSGILPLTEALGLTPGTIHLNEQHGVAVTLHLILRQLEKTKGKDFRRAMNDDDIMAAAQEVAQHIVYTIHTPVKAGHDRFARSLYTGISHETCHRILDLLASDADSPHEYNFTAFAMRVNRTINSVSRLHRDVTRRQFPDVAEKIKAITNGVHHLTWISATRAELFDNTKELAGWRDDPGVFAQMKLGDEQAFRKQLQQTWYQDNEALVAYVNTMLSDHRSQMDTTWIDPPNYLSHLLPQESHLIPGVFTVGFARRFSTYKRADLIFDDIPALADILVKNNWRINLIFAGKAHPQDEPGKSVLKLILDNQKELYERSNGLAQLIFIPGYDMQIAKMMVSGVHTWLNSPKRPLEASGTSGMKAAMNGVPNLSVMDGWWVEGYHEGATGWKFGYEGPLNAESLSEHPDTLLYAEDAQSFYRLLPQVLELFYERPDEYMQLAVNNLRLNVPIFNTHRMAAEYVRKYDLKLPKQTDARIKNFQKLYQSEPSDA, encoded by the coding sequence GTGACCAATAAAAAACCGATCCGCATTAACGCAATCGAAGAGTTAACCTGTAGCAACAGGTTTGGTACATTTTTTGGGGTTCCCCAATCTGTTTTTGATCAGGTCTGGCAGGAACTCAGCAGTCCCCCAAAAAACTCTGTTGCCTATGTCTCTATGGAGATTGGCGCAGACCCAGATATCTTTCATCCTGTTCAGGATTTTCTCACCGAAGAAGAATATAGCAAAAGTCCTGATCCTACTATCCAGCAACTCTTGGACAAATATCTTCATGGCCCGCGAAAGATCCCAAATTATAGCGGAGGACTAGGGGTCCTTGCCGGAGATACTCTCAAGAGCTTCGCAGACACCCATGTACCAGTCATGGCCATTTCTCTCTTGTATAGAGAAGGTTATTTTTCCCAACTGGTCGATTCCCGAATCGGCCAGATTGATCAGGCAACAAACTGGTCACCAGAAAAAACTCCAACCCTTTTCCAGCTGCAGGATCCTCTGCAGGTGGGCCAGCCCTTGGAGATTACTGTCCCGTTTTTCAATGAATATGACCATCCTACCGAGGCCAAGGCCCATGTGTGGATGAAAATGGAAATTAGTGAGGAACTGGATTATTTTGTCCCGGAATTCCTTCTGGACTACTCCATCCCCTCTTCTCCTCCTTGGGTCCGTGAAGCCGGTCTTCGTTTATATAATGCCAAGTCCGCCATTATGAAGGCGAATCAACGTCGCATGCTCGGCTCTGGTATCCTGCCGTTGACCGAGGCCCTGGGCCTGACCCCTGGCACCATCCATCTCAATGAGCAACACGGGGTCGCTGTGACCCTGCACCTGATACTTCGCCAGCTGGAAAAGACAAAGGGCAAAGATTTTAGACGGGCTATGAATGATGATGATATCATGGCTGCGGCCCAAGAGGTGGCCCAACATATCGTCTATACCATCCATACCCCGGTCAAGGCAGGACACGATCGTTTTGCCCGCTCGCTCTATACCGGTATCAGTCACGAAACCTGTCACCGGATTCTTGATCTGCTGGCCAGTGATGCAGATTCCCCCCATGAGTATAACTTCACCGCCTTTGCCATGCGGGTAAACCGGACCATCAACAGTGTCAGCCGCCTGCATCGTGATGTTACCAGGAGACAATTTCCCGACGTAGCCGAGAAGATCAAAGCTATTACCAACGGTGTCCATCACCTGACCTGGATCAGTGCAACAAGGGCCGAGCTCTTTGACAACACCAAAGAACTGGCAGGCTGGCGTGATGATCCCGGTGTTTTTGCCCAAATGAAGCTGGGTGACGAGCAGGCTTTTCGCAAACAGCTCCAGCAAACCTGGTACCAAGATAATGAGGCCTTGGTGGCGTATGTGAATACGATGCTTTCGGATCACCGTAGCCAGATGGATACCACCTGGATTGATCCGCCCAACTATCTCTCCCATCTGCTTCCCCAAGAATCCCACCTGATTCCCGGGGTGTTTACAGTAGGTTTTGCCCGACGTTTCTCCACCTATAAACGTGCAGATCTCATCTTTGATGACATCCCTGCCTTAGCAGATATTCTGGTCAAGAACAACTGGCGCATTAATCTTATCTTTGCTGGCAAGGCCCACCCCCAGGACGAGCCGGGAAAATCTGTCCTGAAACTCATTCTGGATAATCAGAAAGAGCTCTACGAACGCAGTAATGGCTTGGCCCAGCTCATTTTTATTCCAGGCTATGATATGCAGATTGCCAAGATGATGGTCTCTGGAGTACACACCTGGCTCAATAGCCCTAAACGCCCCTTAGAGGCATCCGGCACCAGTGGCATGAAAGCAGCCATGAACGGTGTTCCCAACCTCAGTGTCATGGACGGATGGTGGGTGGAAGGCTACCATGAAGGCGCAACAGGATGGAAATTCGGCTATGAGGGGCCTTTGAATGCGGAGAGCCTGAGTGAACATCCAGACACCCTCCTGTATGCTGAAGATGCACAGTCCTTTTACCGACTCCTTCCTCAGGTACTTGAGCTCTTCTACGAGCGTCCGGACGAATACATGCAACTTGCTGTCAATAATCTGCGACTGAATGTCCCTATATTCAACACCCACCGTATGGCTGCTGAATACGTCCGTAAATACGACCTTAAGTTGCCCAAGCAGACTGATGCACGTATAAAGAATTTTCAGAAACTCTACCAAAGTGAACCCTCGGATGCCTGA
- a CDS encoding tRNA-dihydrouridine synthase family protein, with product MKIKDLHLDPPLLLAPMAGLTHSALRTLLLQFGGVGLLSTEMLAARKLPVENERLSPFLVRTEQEKPLSYQLLVRAADEVAPAVEALHRLQADAVDINLGCPAPKVRRSGGGSSLMDAPELVREIIVAARRATALPLTAKIRLGESFSEQRLRNFCLMLEGEGIDLLTVHARLRKEAFCRKPHWQWVAKVKEWISIPVIANGSVLSVADAKKCLQASNADGLMIGRGAAFTPWIFADIAREVYGFDLPQVEICLPALYADFVVALGQRFVSERRLGRLKEFTHYFAENYFFGHTLACEVQGAGSVDQAWQRACAFFQRNDEQGMVKAGQRLAEVDELLGEG from the coding sequence ATGAAAATAAAAGACCTTCACCTTGATCCTCCTCTCTTGCTGGCTCCTATGGCTGGTCTGACCCATTCTGCCCTGCGCACGCTTTTGCTCCAATTCGGAGGCGTCGGACTCTTGTCAACAGAGATGCTCGCGGCCCGCAAACTCCCGGTGGAGAATGAACGTCTTTCTCCCTTCCTTGTGCGGACGGAGCAGGAAAAGCCGCTTTCCTACCAGCTGTTAGTGCGGGCAGCAGATGAGGTCGCACCAGCTGTAGAGGCGTTGCATCGCTTGCAGGCTGATGCCGTGGACATCAATCTTGGCTGCCCGGCCCCCAAGGTGCGTCGCTCAGGTGGTGGCAGTTCGCTGATGGATGCCCCAGAGCTTGTTCGGGAGATTATTGTAGCAGCCCGCAGGGCAACAGCATTACCCCTCACAGCCAAGATCAGACTTGGTGAATCCTTTTCCGAACAACGATTACGCAATTTCTGTCTCATGCTGGAAGGAGAGGGAATTGACCTGCTGACCGTGCATGCCCGCCTGCGCAAGGAGGCCTTTTGTCGGAAACCCCATTGGCAATGGGTGGCCAAGGTGAAAGAATGGATTTCCATCCCGGTGATTGCCAACGGTTCTGTCCTTTCGGTGGCAGATGCGAAAAAATGCCTGCAGGCGAGCAATGCGGATGGCCTTATGATCGGGCGAGGGGCCGCGTTCACCCCCTGGATCTTTGCTGACATTGCTCGAGAGGTCTACGGCTTTGATCTCCCTCAGGTTGAGATATGCCTGCCTGCGCTGTATGCTGATTTTGTTGTTGCCTTGGGGCAACGTTTTGTCTCGGAGCGGCGCCTCGGCAGGCTCAAAGAGTTTACCCATTATTTTGCTGAAAACTATTTTTTTGGCCATACCCTGGCCTGTGAGGTACAAGGCGCCGGTTCTGTGGATCAGGCTTGGCAACGGGCCTGTGCCTTTTTTCAGCGGAATGATGAGCAGGGGATGGTTAAGGCAGGGCAGCGTCTGGCAGAGGTTGACGAGCTACTGGGCGAGGGGTGA